One Littorina saxatilis isolate snail1 linkage group LG1, US_GU_Lsax_2.0, whole genome shotgun sequence genomic window carries:
- the LOC138949087 gene encoding uncharacterized protein, which translates to MASQSTETEDFNDLELTISGVTRTFAEWTEDFVDRYYPDLHQRCYRVPALHFNQQLLNTKGVIAHGEGALLEKPTLQGDLAHTVVVEHFERLGHHLQEHHGAPLFIISSLDFDNYLAKIPKPQTARKKQKHEAASKGQDRKGPSTAGESEGGGGGGGGGGGGGGGDEHGPQQPPRAGHRGEIDVVILSQKWGVILVEVKSTMSPYSKWKNSREEIRRRVQRAMKQVEECSRLFYKIMPDLSCLPQCVTLVVALPYISRHDLLQVLSELDDDHSDTKVVFICKDDFNGKDPHLGIAADTQECHGISDNTAASGGVCAANAPPLYDWWQNTMEEGKRPLPLQDMRTIVGRVCGLLSIVRVWTWTKPRVEVRTAAQAISQVGECFSQVVLTPTQTAILADKTSTHVVVSGPMGSGKTLLLQLKGKELVREDKRVVILNVRNLAKGRPIGYLLEKALKRHRDEVQSGSVERCDVALDDFNLKNFASELEKGGPTEDICFLLDELTRSTIHLVTLLRGQFPKARVWCSNMNCRKVPQGFRLYRLTDCLRCPPSVQLLLKELDLNPSHKGVYTTRSATRGLPCDGPPSIFVFHKDHDTDGPVSDCVQCADRLVDILHDLGLVFPSEDQAQDQKPATTPIQARKGTSVDAAALTFSDVMFLYSIPPTYYKQVGENIWELDTATMVKGILYLVRCKFLARLTEKGVPMNFAVEVTSEKIAFPEKDQMTLTDVLSVPSLERKVVIFMAGVDTAIDREADSKAINLAVKFLQNTFGRNEGNQNGGEGENNTSIEDAAVDMMHTLITMHKSKFALKQFTNATKENIRELTKAIFREVKIKIHPHSKTDSEDNSGVKIRKAMEVRGDSPEFPTGLSHQEMTGASNTHTSSLKNGQLDISSQSLFSMPDCDPEESNSDPQNFPKGESHAKQAGKEEGFNNAAARSKDEERGDTFCEQTADEKDETIKNNAAKQEGSGTEDKQGNLNTENEKVKMDTLRQAELRRIRQAMSSLSMDDQDHVFLAASRCLSQFVTFIP; encoded by the exons ACACTACAGGGCGATCTCGCCCACACGGTAGTTGTGGAACACTTTGAACGCCTGGGTCATCACCTGCAAGAACACCATGGAGCACCTCTCTTCATCATCAGCTCTCTGGACTTTGACAACTACCTGGCCAAAATCCCCAAGCCACAAACCGCAAGAAAAAAGCAGAAACACGAAGCAGCGTCGAAAGGTCAAGATCGAAAGGGACCATCGACAGCAGGAGAGagtgaaggaggaggaggaggaggaggaggaggaggaggaggaggaggaggagatgaGCACGGACCTCAGCAGCCCCCGAGAGCGGGACATCGCGGAGAGATTGACGTCGTCATTCTCAGTCAGAAATGGGGCGTAATTCTGGTCGAG GTGAAGTCCACAATGTCACCGTACAGCAAGTGGAAAAACAGCAGAGAAGAAATACGGAGAAGAGTGCAGCGTGCCATGAAGCAAGTGGAGGAATGCAGTCGTCTATTTTACAAGATCATGCCCGACCTCAGTTGTCTTCCCCAGTGTGTCACACTGGTTGTCGCCCTTCCCTACATCAGTCGACATGATCTGCTACAAGTTCTTTCG gAACTGGACGACGACCATAGCGACACAAAGGTAGTGTTCATCTGCAAAGATGACTTCAATGGGAAGGACCCGCATTTGGGAATTGCAGCTGACACGCAAGAATGCCACGGGATTTCTGATAATACTGCAGCTTCAGGAGGTGTGTGTGCAGCCAATGCACCGCCTCTTTATGACTGGTGGCAGAACACGATGGAAGAGGGGAAACGGCCCCTGCCTTTACAGGATATGCGAACAATCGTCGGAAG GGTGTGCGGGCTGCTGTCCATAGTGAGAGTGTGGACATGGACCAAGCCGCGTGTGGAGGTTCGCACAGCTGCCCAGGCCATCAGCCAGGTAGGAGAGTGCTTCTCTCAGGTCGTCCTCACCCCGACACAGACCGCCATCCTGGCCGACAAGACTAGCACTCACGTGGTTGTGTCCGGTCCCATGGGATCCGGCAAAACACTACTGCTACAACTGAAGGGCAAGGAGTTGGTGCGGGAGGATAAAAGAGTGGTGATCTTAAACGTCAGGAACTTGGCCAAGGGGCGACCCATTGGCTACCTTCTTGAAAAGGCGTTAAAAAGACACAGAGATGAGGTGCAGAGTGGAAGCGTTGAGCGGTGTGATGTCGCCCTGGATGACTTTAACCTGAAGAATTTCGCGTCTGAATTGGAGAAAGGCGGACCCACCGAGGATATATGCTTCCTGCTGGACGAACTGACTCGCAGCACAATACACCTGGTGACGCTGCTCAGGGGACAGTTCCCCAAAGCACGAGTCTGGTGCAGCAACATGAACTGTCGTAAAGTACCTCAAGGCTTTCGCCTCTACCGTCTCACTGACTGCCTTCGTTGTCCTCCGTCTGTGCAGCTTCTGTTGAAAGAACTGGACCTGAACCCGTCACACAAAGGGGTGTACACTACGCGCAGCGCAACGCGAGGTCTGCCATGTGACGGCCCTCCAAGCATCTTCGTCTTCCACAAAGATCACGACACGGATGGTCCGGTCTCCGACTGCGTGCAATGTGCAGATAGGCTAGTAGACATCCTTCACGACTTAGGATTGGTTTTTCCCAGTGAGGACCAAGCTCAAGACCAGAAACCTGCCACAACTCCAATTCAAGCCAGGAAAGGAACATCTGTAGATGCGGCTGCATTAACCTTCAGTGATGTGATGTTTCTGTACAGCATTCCTCCCACGTACTACAAACAAGTTGGCGAAAACATATGGGAGTTGGACACGGCAACTATGGTCAAAGGCATTTTGTACCTGGTTCGCTGCAAGTTCTTAGCTCGACTAACAGAGAAGGGTGTACCCATGAATTTTGCAGTGGAGGTGACGTCCGAGAAGATTGCTTTTCCCGAGAAAGATCAGATGACCCTTACAGATGTACTATCGGTGCCCAGTCTGGAGCGAAAAGTGGTGATCTTCATGGCAGGTGTGGACACGGCCATTGACCGAGAGGCAGACAGCAAGGCAATCAACTTGGCAGTCAAGTTCCTTCAGAATACTTTTGGTAGAAATGAGGGTAACCAGAATGGCGGGGAAGGAGAAAACAACACCTCCATTGAAGATGCTGCAGTGGACATGATGCACACGCTGATTACAATGCACAAAAGTAAATTCGCCCTAAAGCAATTTACCAACGCTACCAAAGAAAACATACGGGAGCTCACCAAAGCGATCTTTCGTGAGGTCAAGATAAAAATTCATCCGCATTCCAAAACCGATTCAGAGGACAACAGCGGAGTGAAGATAAGGAAGGCAATGGAGGTAAGAGGAGACTCACCTGAGTTCCCGACTGGTCTTAGTCACCAGGAGATGACAGGGGCATCTAACACCCACACCTCTTCACTCAAAAACGGACAGCTTGACATCTCATCCCAGTCTTTGTTTTCCATGCCAGACTGCGACCCAGAGGAAAGTAACTCTGACCCACAGAATTTCCCAAAGGGAGAGAGTCACGCAAAGCAGGCTGGAAAAGAGGAGGGCTTCAACAACGCAGCAGCTAGAAGCAAAGATGAAGAGAGGGGTGATACTTTCTGTGAACAGACGGCCGATGAAAAAGACGAGACAATAAAAAATAACGCTGCGAAGCAAGAGGGCAGTGGCACCGAGGACAAACAGGGAAACCTCAACACAGAAAATGAGAAGGTAAAGATGGACACCCTCAGGCAAGCCGAACTTCGCCGAATCAGACAAGCCATGTCCTCACTGTCTATGGATGACCAAGATCATGTATTCCTGGCGGCTTCTCGTTGTCTTTCACAGTTTGTCACCTTCATTCCTTGA